The Chitinophaga flava genome has a segment encoding these proteins:
- a CDS encoding SusC/RagA family TonB-linked outer membrane protein yields the protein MRKELFFPLGMVLFCAAVTAAPWQVSAQHNIPVTKTVQEKITVDAALKKLGKKYGTTFVYDKTLLSGLYTSFNPDNARQESVEDQLKSILYPNGLLFLYIKKDYYAITVNKNRNKDLLGTEQENTVPQALSSVTLSPVDQTVSGKITDEKGLPLERISVQLAGTNTGAHTDENGMFTIPRAVNKKLLVSGVGYKSQEITATASTPLRIIMISSLQALTEVVVVGYGQQKKANLVGAVGTISGKELTEAPVARVSDALAGRVPGVFITKNDGAPGSGSSIYIRDISTTNNSSPLVVIDGIPGRNLDNISPADVATITVLKDASAIAVYGARAANGVLLVTTKNGNAGKASISFTGNVAVQQQTRALKPLGSYEYAQMYNQALKNENSFNPAAGKGYADDVLEKYRTGSDPDLYPNTDWYREVLAPTSLQQRYDLTVSGGSDKTRYFVSGGYNNEGGFYPTISYKRYNLRSNLQSEVARGLTFNLQLAGFMTENNDARAGSATIMKISVSSPPYYANRFSNGLYSFVPAARGNIYQQSRGADGYNKSTGTSFNGNVSLQYALPFIEGLSVKGLYAYDRYLTYGKNFSTPYVLYTMDNAGNLKKANNLPATPGLIETYRQSYSATSELSINYDHTFRHHHVGGMLLYTQTSDAGNNFRATGNNFVSPALEILNAADPTNAGVDGTATRRNRQGLVGRFTYDYQQKYLLEMNFRYDGSDIFPPNGRFGFFPSVGAGWVVSKESFFPQTGLVDFLKLRGSWGQLGNDRVDPYQFLSTYNLVGTDRYGVSHGYSFGGISPNYYQGLELNVLPNPYFTWEKAVMSNAGFDMQLWDNHISVSADYFYKRTKDILAPRAQALPDVIGVNLPVENAAIVDNKGIEINVGYENKIGALSYYVRPNFSFARNKVVYYPEAGAIPEWQRLTGKSVGIGTFPKFVSQGLYQSQDEVEKGPKPLYPTVAAGDIRYADIDGDGKITYNDKVLTDKGNYPEIQYGIALGGRYKGFELNMLWQGSGNVQTYVYGPYAFPFKNDGHPQEIHKDYWTPENPNASSPRLSIAYANNSEHSDYWLHNASYIRLKNLEIAYNLPAQWLRHAGIKGVRMYLSGNNLLTFSHLKQIDPEAGANSTIMYPIIRSYNGGINIQL from the coding sequence ATGAGGAAAGAACTATTCTTCCCTTTGGGGATGGTATTGTTTTGTGCTGCCGTAACCGCTGCCCCCTGGCAGGTTTCGGCCCAGCATAATATACCTGTTACTAAAACCGTCCAGGAAAAAATAACTGTAGATGCCGCCCTTAAAAAACTGGGAAAAAAATACGGGACTACTTTTGTCTATGACAAAACCCTGCTGAGTGGATTATACACCAGCTTCAATCCGGACAATGCCAGACAGGAAAGCGTGGAAGACCAGCTCAAATCCATTCTCTATCCTAATGGACTATTATTTCTCTACATTAAAAAGGATTACTATGCCATTACTGTCAACAAAAACAGAAACAAAGATCTTTTAGGCACAGAGCAGGAGAATACAGTACCACAGGCACTTTCCTCCGTAACACTCTCCCCTGTTGATCAAACCGTCAGCGGAAAAATCACAGATGAAAAAGGATTACCCTTGGAAAGGATCAGTGTACAGCTGGCTGGTACAAACACCGGCGCTCATACTGATGAAAATGGTATGTTTACTATCCCCAGGGCTGTCAATAAAAAGCTGCTGGTATCCGGCGTTGGCTATAAGTCACAGGAAATCACAGCTACGGCCAGTACTCCCCTCCGCATCATCATGATCAGTTCTTTACAGGCACTGACCGAAGTTGTAGTGGTAGGTTATGGCCAACAGAAAAAAGCCAACCTGGTCGGTGCTGTTGGTACTATCAGCGGCAAAGAATTGACAGAAGCCCCAGTAGCACGTGTATCTGACGCCCTTGCAGGAAGAGTGCCAGGTGTATTTATTACCAAAAACGATGGTGCTCCCGGTTCAGGCTCCTCTATATATATACGTGACATCAGTACGACCAACAATTCCAGCCCATTAGTCGTAATAGATGGTATCCCCGGTCGTAACCTTGACAATATTTCCCCTGCCGATGTAGCAACTATCACCGTTTTGAAAGATGCTTCCGCTATTGCAGTATATGGTGCAAGAGCTGCCAATGGAGTACTATTGGTAACCACTAAAAATGGAAATGCCGGCAAAGCTTCCATCAGCTTTACTGGCAACGTAGCTGTGCAACAACAGACCAGGGCTCTGAAGCCACTTGGTTCTTACGAGTACGCACAGATGTATAACCAGGCACTTAAAAATGAAAACAGCTTCAACCCCGCTGCTGGAAAGGGATACGCTGATGATGTATTGGAGAAATACAGGACCGGCAGTGACCCCGACCTCTACCCTAACACCGACTGGTACCGTGAAGTCCTCGCTCCCACTTCCCTTCAGCAGCGTTACGATCTCACGGTGAGTGGTGGCAGCGATAAAACCCGTTACTTCGTTTCCGGCGGTTACAATAATGAAGGCGGTTTTTATCCAACTATCAGCTATAAACGTTACAACCTCCGCTCCAATCTTCAGTCTGAAGTGGCCAGGGGACTCACTTTCAACCTGCAGCTGGCAGGGTTTATGACTGAAAATAATGATGCAAGAGCAGGAAGCGCCACCATTATGAAAATATCCGTTTCAAGTCCCCCCTATTATGCTAACCGCTTCAGCAATGGCTTGTACAGTTTTGTTCCCGCTGCCAGAGGTAATATCTATCAGCAATCCAGAGGAGCAGACGGTTATAACAAAAGTACCGGTACTTCCTTCAATGGAAATGTTTCATTGCAATATGCACTGCCATTTATAGAAGGGTTGTCAGTAAAAGGATTATACGCCTATGACCGGTACCTCACCTATGGCAAAAACTTCTCTACACCGTATGTCCTGTATACAATGGACAACGCCGGGAATCTGAAAAAAGCCAATAACCTGCCAGCCACACCTGGCCTGATAGAAACATACCGACAGTCGTACAGTGCTACCAGCGAGCTTTCCATCAATTACGACCATACCTTCCGTCATCATCATGTAGGTGGTATGTTGTTGTACACACAAACATCAGATGCCGGCAATAACTTCAGGGCTACCGGGAACAACTTTGTTTCTCCGGCACTTGAAATACTCAATGCTGCCGACCCTACCAATGCTGGTGTAGATGGAACCGCCACCCGCCGCAACCGCCAGGGGCTTGTTGGTCGCTTCACCTACGACTATCAACAGAAATATCTGCTGGAAATGAACTTCCGGTATGATGGTTCTGATATATTTCCTCCGAATGGACGTTTCGGATTCTTTCCATCTGTGGGCGCAGGTTGGGTAGTATCCAAAGAATCGTTCTTTCCACAGACGGGGTTGGTTGATTTCCTGAAACTGCGTGGTTCATGGGGACAGCTGGGCAACGACCGTGTTGATCCTTATCAGTTCCTGTCTACCTACAATCTGGTAGGCACAGATAGATATGGTGTGAGTCATGGTTATTCCTTCGGCGGTATCAGTCCCAACTATTATCAGGGCCTGGAGTTGAATGTGTTGCCCAATCCTTACTTCACATGGGAGAAGGCCGTGATGAGCAATGCCGGCTTTGATATGCAACTGTGGGATAACCATATCAGTGTATCTGCCGATTACTTTTACAAACGCACCAAAGACATTCTGGCCCCACGTGCACAAGCCTTACCCGATGTTATCGGCGTAAATCTACCGGTAGAAAATGCTGCCATTGTAGACAACAAAGGCATAGAGATCAATGTGGGATATGAAAACAAGATTGGTGCACTCTCCTATTATGTGCGTCCTAATTTCAGTTTCGCCCGCAACAAAGTGGTGTATTATCCTGAAGCAGGCGCTATCCCTGAATGGCAGCGGCTTACAGGGAAATCCGTAGGCATAGGTACCTTCCCTAAGTTTGTATCACAGGGATTGTATCAATCACAGGATGAGGTAGAGAAAGGCCCCAAGCCGCTATACCCTACTGTTGCTGCTGGTGATATCCGTTATGCGGATATTGATGGAGATGGAAAGATCACATACAACGATAAAGTACTGACTGACAAAGGTAATTATCCTGAAATACAGTATGGTATTGCTTTAGGTGGACGTTACAAAGGATTTGAACTGAACATGTTATGGCAGGGAAGTGGGAATGTGCAGACTTATGTATATGGCCCATATGCCTTCCCTTTCAAAAACGACGGACACCCGCAAGAAATACACAAGGATTACTGGACACCTGAAAATCCAAATGCCAGCTCTCCCCGACTCTCCATTGCCTACGCCAACAACTCAGAGCATTCAGATTACTGGTTGCATAATGCCTCTTACATCCGTCTGAAAAATCTGGAGATAGCCTACAATCTTCCCGCCCAATGGCTGCGGCATGCGGGTATCAAAGGGGTAAGAATGTATCTCAGTGGTAATAACCTCCTGACCTTCAGCCATCTTAAACAGATAGATCCTGAGGCAGGCGCCAACTCTACTATCATGTACCCGATTATCCGCAGCTACAACGGCGGTATCAATATACAGCTGTAA
- a CDS encoding FecR family protein, translating to MQHNDRPDRNTYTVADLLGDASFQQWVLHQEGPWQEWTIAHPEQATVVETARQLLLQIRFVNHVPADIAAEQSLNRFKAAVANLQEPSRTSNIRHLFRFRQAAVWTGLIICAGVIARYTWSGLLAPQRIQTAFGEIKQVLLPDGSQVILQANSELRYKRSWNKQQREVWLKGEAYFRVHPDKTHPVAGFVVHSNDADVTVLGTEFDLKQRRHQTSVFLKSGKIRIDFHQPKAPGIILQPGDLVTYDALQQQVSSTQTDSTYSSWVHGKLTLNNAPLSEIIQILENNYGEKIIVNDKKLLEKRIEGIIYLESKADILFILSNVLDIQISKQNDTMYFSNRK from the coding sequence ATGCAACACAACGATAGACCGGATCGAAATACGTATACAGTGGCAGATCTTCTGGGAGACGCTTCCTTTCAGCAGTGGGTTTTACACCAGGAGGGCCCGTGGCAGGAATGGACTATTGCACATCCGGAGCAGGCCACTGTAGTGGAGACCGCACGTCAACTTTTGCTGCAGATACGTTTTGTAAATCATGTACCAGCAGACATAGCCGCGGAACAGTCATTAAATCGGTTCAAGGCTGCTGTGGCTAATTTGCAGGAACCCTCCCGCACCAGCAACATACGCCATTTGTTCCGATTCCGCCAGGCCGCGGTATGGACTGGGCTGATTATATGCGCAGGCGTCATCGCCAGATACACATGGTCAGGGCTGTTGGCTCCGCAACGGATACAAACCGCTTTCGGGGAAATCAAACAAGTACTCCTTCCCGACGGCTCTCAGGTAATATTGCAAGCCAATTCCGAACTGCGTTACAAACGCTCCTGGAACAAACAACAACGGGAGGTATGGTTAAAGGGAGAAGCTTATTTCCGGGTACATCCGGATAAAACTCATCCTGTAGCGGGTTTTGTTGTCCATTCCAATGATGCGGATGTTACCGTGCTGGGGACTGAATTTGATCTGAAGCAACGCCGCCATCAAACCAGCGTTTTTCTAAAATCGGGAAAAATCAGAATCGACTTCCACCAGCCCAAAGCACCCGGCATCATCCTGCAACCAGGAGACCTTGTTACATATGACGCTTTGCAGCAACAGGTGTCATCCACCCAAACCGACAGCACATACAGCAGCTGGGTGCATGGCAAACTTACGCTCAACAATGCTCCTTTGTCTGAAATCATTCAGATTCTGGAAAACAATTATGGAGAGAAAATTATAGTGAACGATAAAAAATTGCTGGAAAAAAGAATCGAGGGAATCATCTATCTGGAAAGCAAAGCTGACATCCTCTTTATTCTTTCTAATGTACTGGATATACAAATCAGCAAACAGAACGACACCATGTATTTCAGTAACCGAAAATAA